A stretch of Campylobacter volucris DNA encodes these proteins:
- a CDS encoding CvpA family protein, translated as MENFSWFDVFVVGLTLVLGLKGLVSGLFKEVFGLLGIVGGVLIASRYSKEVANIINNNFYYIQNENLAVFAGFLVLLIIVWVACLAFGGILSKMFSLSGLGFVDKIGGFLFGSAKIFLIFAILVACISNIEFLNSSLEKYTQNSHTLEILKKAGEYIMNTDFTQVNLEKIENHIKDSNLTLSPEVENAN; from the coding sequence ATGGAAAATTTTTCATGGTTTGATGTTTTTGTTGTAGGTTTGACTTTAGTATTAGGATTAAAAGGTTTAGTAAGTGGGCTTTTTAAAGAAGTATTTGGATTGCTTGGTATAGTTGGTGGTGTGCTTATAGCATCACGATACTCTAAAGAGGTTGCTAATATTATTAACAATAACTTCTATTATATCCAAAATGAGAATTTAGCTGTTTTTGCAGGTTTTTTGGTTTTGCTTATTATTGTTTGGGTTGCTTGTTTGGCTTTTGGTGGAATTTTGTCTAAAATGTTTAGTTTGAGTGGATTAGGATTTGTTGATAAAATAGGTGGATTTTTATTTGGTAGTGCGAAAATATTTTTAATTTTTGCTATTTTAGTTGCTTGTATTAGCAATATAGAATTTTTAAATTCTAGTTTAGAAAAATATACACAAAATAGCCATACTTTAGAGATTTTAAAAAAGGCTGGGGAGTATATCATGAATACAGATTTTACCCAAGTTAATTTAGAAAAAATAGAAAATCATATTAAAGATTCCAATTTAACCTTATCACCGGAGGTTGAAAATGCAAATTGA
- a CDS encoding FAD-dependent oxidoreductase: MDQKHFDTIVIGGGISGAAVFYELARYTDIKNIALLEKYSSAATLNSHSTSNSQTIHCGDIETNYTLEKAKKVKKTADMIVKYGILQNAQNKFMFSHQKLALGVGEAECAYMKNRYEEFKQLYPYIKFYTKSEIKKIEPNVVLNEYSSGDRSDEVVAMGVEEGAIYTTVDFGLMSQNLIEQACKQNKNTHVAFNQEVTLIEKKDDVFYIKTADFKEYSAKSIIVDAGAHSLFLAHKMGIGLDKSCFPVAGSFYLAKRRILNGKVYMVQNPKLPFAALHGDPDLLANMNTRFGPTALVIPMLERYHGLKSLPEFFKTLNLDMDVVKICLNLFKDSTIRNYILYNYLFEIPYINKKLFVKDAKKIVPSLKADDIYYAKKFGGVRPQVLDKKAGELMLGEASITEIPGIIFNMTPSPGATSCLGNAQRDAKLICQYLGANFNEDLFASELL; the protein is encoded by the coding sequence ATGGATCAAAAACATTTTGATACTATCGTAATCGGGGGAGGTATATCCGGAGCTGCTGTATTTTACGAGCTAGCTAGATATACTGATATAAAAAACATTGCATTATTAGAAAAATACTCTAGCGCTGCTACTTTAAATAGTCATAGCACTAGCAATTCTCAAACAATCCATTGTGGTGATATTGAAACAAACTACACTTTAGAAAAAGCAAAAAAAGTTAAAAAAACTGCAGATATGATTGTAAAATATGGAATTTTGCAAAATGCACAAAATAAATTTATGTTCTCACATCAAAAACTTGCACTTGGCGTTGGAGAAGCTGAATGCGCTTATATGAAAAATAGATATGAAGAATTTAAACAATTATATCCTTATATCAAATTCTACACTAAAAGCGAAATTAAAAAAATAGAGCCTAATGTAGTTTTAAATGAATATAGTAGCGGTGATAGAAGTGATGAAGTCGTAGCGATGGGTGTTGAAGAAGGAGCTATTTACACCACAGTTGATTTTGGTTTAATGAGTCAAAATTTAATAGAACAAGCTTGCAAACAAAATAAAAATACCCATGTAGCTTTTAATCAAGAAGTAACTCTTATAGAAAAAAAAGATGATGTTTTTTATATCAAAACTGCAGATTTTAAAGAATATAGTGCAAAATCCATTATAGTAGATGCTGGAGCTCATTCTTTATTTTTAGCCCATAAGATGGGTATAGGACTTGATAAATCATGTTTTCCAGTAGCAGGGAGTTTTTACCTAGCTAAAAGACGCATCTTAAATGGTAAAGTTTATATGGTGCAAAATCCTAAACTACCATTTGCGGCATTACATGGCGATCCTGATTTATTAGCCAATATGAATACTCGATTTGGTCCAACAGCTTTAGTCATTCCTATGCTTGAAAGATATCATGGTCTTAAGTCTTTGCCTGAATTTTTCAAAACTTTAAATTTGGATATGGATGTTGTTAAAATTTGTCTTAATTTATTTAAAGATTCTACGATTAGAAATTATATTCTTTATAATTATTTATTTGAAATACCTTATATAAACAAAAAACTTTTTGTTAAAGATGCTAAAAAAATAGTACCTAGCTTAAAAGCTGACGATATTTATTATGCTAAAAAATTTGGAGGAGTAAGACCTCAAGTGCTTGATAAAAAAGCAGGTGAATTGATGCTAGGAGAGGCAAGTATCACTGAAATTCCTGGTATTATTTTCAATATGACACCAAGTCCTGGTGCTACAAGCTGTCTTGGAAACGCTCAAAGAGATGCAAAATTAATCTGTCAATATCTTGGAGCAAATTTTAATGAAGATTTATTTGCTAGTGAATTACTATGA
- a CDS encoding SPOR domain-containing protein, producing MEENKKNEFDDIILQKSNKNEKIKKLLLRAIILVIVFLIVMIVMKLINNPSDENSLQVPAEPQNQASYGDNFSSLPITDSSKEEDEFEALARKLKEESMTSDVNTSSNDIVEENTSNVIANNSVLDQINAVEPKEEVAIEEQKPEVVAEKTPEKTVKKPIEKTNSNVKEKAPQTNNTTPDANELFENIKTSDSTLQAGAYIQVFSLNTLDPKSKELKILKDNGYEYKIYKTNVNGKELTKVLVGPYKESELKTELEKIRSKIAKGAFTFRVK from the coding sequence ATGGAAGAAAATAAAAAAAATGAGTTTGATGATATTATTTTGCAAAAAAGCAATAAAAATGAAAAAATCAAAAAACTTCTCTTAAGAGCAATTATTCTAGTTATAGTATTTTTAATTGTTATGATAGTAATGAAATTAATTAACAATCCAAGTGATGAGAATTCTTTGCAAGTTCCTGCTGAGCCGCAAAATCAAGCTAGTTATGGAGATAATTTTTCCTCATTGCCAATTACAGATAGTTCTAAAGAAGAAGATGAATTTGAAGCATTAGCTAGAAAATTAAAAGAAGAAAGCATGACAAGTGATGTGAATACTAGCTCTAATGATATAGTAGAAGAAAATACAAGCAATGTTATTGCAAATAATAGCGTGCTTGATCAAATCAATGCTGTTGAGCCAAAAGAAGAAGTAGCTATAGAAGAACAAAAACCAGAAGTAGTAGCTGAAAAAACTCCAGAAAAAACAGTAAAAAAACCAATTGAAAAAACTAATTCTAATGTAAAAGAAAAAGCACCGCAGACAAATAATACTACTCCTGATGCAAATGAACTTTTTGAAAATATCAAAACTTCAGACTCTACACTACAAGCAGGTGCTTATATACAAGTTTTTTCTTTAAATACTTTAGATCCAAAATCAAAAGAGTTAAAAATTTTAAAAGATAATGGATATGAGTATAAAATTTACAAAACCAATGTAAATGGAAAAGAATTAACAAAAGTTTTAGTTGGACCTTATAAAGAAAGTGAATTAAAAACAGAATTAGAAAAAATTCGCTCTAAAATAGCAAAAGGTGCTTTTACTTTTAGAGTAAAATGA
- the gatC gene encoding Asp-tRNA(Asn)/Glu-tRNA(Gln) amidotransferase subunit GatC, translating into MQIDDKLLSRLEKLSALKISEDKREKLEEQLGQIVDFVQKLDELDLSGIEAITSTTAGGTPFRKDESEKSDVIDTVNQYAPNSQDGFFIVPKIIE; encoded by the coding sequence ATGCAAATAGATGATAAATTATTATCAAGACTTGAAAAACTCAGTGCTTTAAAGATATCTGAAGATAAAAGAGAAAAACTCGAAGAGCAGCTTGGTCAAATAGTTGATTTTGTTCAAAAATTAGATGAACTTGATCTTAGTGGTATAGAAGCGATAACAAGCACAACTGCTGGTGGCACTCCTTTTAGAAAAGATGAGAGTGAAAAATCTGATGTGATTGATACTGTTAATCAATATGCACCTAATTCTCAAGATGGATTTTTTATAGTTCCTAAGATAATAGAATAA
- a CDS encoding type III pantothenate kinase — translation MLLCDIGNTTASFLDDQKFYSMSIEQFLSYQPTQKIFYINVNPNLEEKLKEQPLFINLAPYFNFDTIYKNLGVDRIAACYTIEDGVVVDAGSAITVDIVSNCIHLGGFILPGIENYKKSFANISSRLKCELNTQINFDAFPQRTTDALSYGTFKSIYLLIKDCAYDKKLYFTGGDGQFLANFFDFAIYDKFLIFRGMKKAVCENFKL, via the coding sequence ATGCTTTTATGTGATATTGGCAATACAACAGCTAGTTTTTTAGATGATCAAAAATTTTATTCTATGAGCATAGAGCAATTTTTAAGCTATCAACCAACACAAAAAATATTTTATATCAATGTAAATCCAAATTTAGAAGAAAAATTAAAAGAGCAACCTTTATTTATAAATTTGGCTCCATATTTTAATTTTGATACTATTTATAAAAATTTAGGAGTCGATAGAATCGCAGCATGCTATACCATAGAAGATGGCGTGGTGGTAGATGCTGGCTCTGCTATCACTGTGGATATAGTGTCTAATTGTATCCATTTGGGTGGATTTATACTACCTGGCATTGAAAATTACAAAAAATCTTTTGCAAATATTTCATCAAGATTAAAATGCGAGTTAAACACTCAAATCAATTTTGATGCTTTCCCGCAAAGAACAACAGATGCTTTAAGCTATGGAACTTTTAAAAGTATTTATTTGCTTATTAAAGATTGCGCATATGATAAAAAGTTATATTTTACAGGCGGAGATGGGCAATTTTTAGCAAATTTTTTTGATTTTGCTATCTATGATAAATTTTTGATTTTTAGAGGTATGAAAAAAGCCGTTTGTGAAAATTTTAAACTTTAA
- a CDS encoding Fur family transcriptional regulator, whose amino-acid sequence MQIENIEYDVLLECFKKTLKDNGLKYTKQREILLKTLYHSDKHYTPESLHLEIKQNNPELNVGIATVYRTLNLLEESGMATSISFGASGKKFELANKPHHDHLICKSCGMIVEFENSVIEQQQMLIAKEYNFKLTGHLMQLYGLCPKCSAK is encoded by the coding sequence ATGCAAATTGAAAATATAGAATATGATGTTTTGCTTGAATGTTTTAAAAAAACGCTTAAAGATAATGGATTAAAATACACCAAACAAAGAGAAATTTTGCTTAAAACTTTGTATCATAGCGATAAGCACTATACTCCAGAAAGTTTGCATCTTGAAATTAAACAAAATAATCCTGAATTAAATGTTGGAATCGCAACTGTTTATAGAACTTTAAATTTATTAGAAGAATCAGGAATGGCTACTTCTATTTCTTTTGGAGCCTCGGGAAAAAAATTTGAACTTGCAAATAAGCCTCATCATGATCATTTGATTTGTAAAAGTTGTGGCATGATTGTTGAATTTGAAAATTCTGTCATAGAGCAACAACAAATGTTAATCGCAAAAGAATATAATTTTAAATTAACAGGCCATTTAATGCAACTTTATGGTCTTTGTCCAAAATGCAGTGCAAAATAA
- the lysS gene encoding lysine--tRNA ligase, which yields MFDNILEQQKIQKALELKNIGINPYPHFLTKEMSISEYKEKFSYIKELENQRDEKACGVVAGRLKLLRIAGKSVFANIEDEQDNIQIYFNQNVLGEQYFTILKKYLEVGDIVAAQGFPFMTKTGEFSIHIEKIQIATKAIVPLPEKYHGLTDIEQRYRKRYVDMIMNAQVRKDFILRSKIISYIRSFFENKGFLEVETPMMHPIAGGANAKPFVTFHNALGVERFLRIAPELYLKRLIVGGFEAVYEINRCFRNEGMDLTHNPEFTTIEFYWAYHNYHDLMDLTEELFAVLFEKLNLSKKIEFDEKIIDFSKPFERITYKDALKKYGGLDDELISNKEKIIEKLKRDGFEANEKLELGHLQAELFDNYVEDKLIDPTFVIDFPISISPLSRRSDADQEIAERFELFIAGREIANGFNELNDPLDQYERFLKQIEAKNAGDEEACEMDEDFVNALGYAMAPTAGQGIGIDRLVMLLANKKSIRDVILFPAMRPLKSDIKEDKC from the coding sequence ATGTTTGATAATATTTTAGAACAGCAAAAAATTCAAAAAGCATTAGAATTAAAAAATATAGGTATCAATCCTTATCCTCATTTTTTAACAAAAGAAATGAGTATTAGTGAGTATAAAGAGAAATTTTCATACATAAAAGAACTTGAAAATCAAAGAGATGAAAAAGCTTGTGGAGTTGTAGCTGGAAGATTAAAATTATTAAGAATAGCTGGAAAATCAGTTTTTGCTAATATTGAAGATGAGCAAGATAATATTCAAATTTATTTTAATCAAAATGTATTAGGAGAGCAGTATTTTACAATTTTAAAAAAATATCTTGAAGTGGGAGATATTGTTGCAGCTCAAGGTTTTCCTTTTATGACAAAAACTGGAGAATTTAGTATCCATATAGAAAAAATTCAAATTGCCACTAAAGCCATAGTGCCATTACCTGAAAAGTATCATGGTTTAACTGATATTGAGCAAAGATATAGAAAAAGATATGTAGATATGATTATGAATGCACAAGTAAGAAAAGATTTTATCTTGCGTTCTAAAATAATATCTTATATAAGATCTTTTTTTGAAAATAAAGGCTTTTTAGAGGTTGAAACTCCTATGATGCATCCAATAGCTGGTGGGGCCAATGCAAAGCCTTTTGTAACCTTTCATAATGCTTTAGGTGTAGAAAGATTTTTAAGAATTGCTCCTGAGTTATATTTAAAACGCTTGATTGTAGGTGGATTTGAAGCAGTTTATGAAATCAATAGATGTTTTAGAAATGAAGGAATGGATTTAACACATAATCCAGAATTTACTACGATTGAATTTTACTGGGCATATCATAATTATCATGATTTAATGGATTTAACAGAAGAACTTTTTGCTGTGTTGTTTGAAAAATTAAATTTAAGTAAAAAAATTGAATTTGATGAAAAGATAATTGATTTTTCTAAACCTTTTGAGAGAATTACTTATAAAGATGCTTTGAAAAAATATGGTGGTTTGGATGATGAGCTTATTAGTAATAAAGAAAAAATTATAGAAAAATTAAAACGCGATGGTTTTGAAGCTAATGAAAAATTAGAACTAGGACATTTGCAAGCTGAACTTTTTGATAATTATGTAGAAGATAAATTGATTGATCCAACCTTTGTTATAGATTTTCCAATATCTATTAGTCCTTTATCTAGAAGAAGTGATGCTGATCAAGAAATAGCTGAAAGATTTGAATTATTTATCGCAGGTAGAGAAATTGCTAATGGTTTTAATGAGTTAAATGATCCTCTTGATCAATATGAGAGATTTTTAAAACAAATTGAAGCAAAAAACGCAGGTGATGAAGAAGCTTGCGAAATGGATGAGGATTTTGTCAATGCTTTAGGATATGCTATGGCTCCAACTGCTGGTCAAGGTATAGGTATAGATAGACTTGTTATGTTACTAGCTAATAAAAAATCAATTCGCGATGTGATATTATTTCCAGCTATGCGTCCGCTTAAGTCTGATATAAAGGAGGATAAGTGTTAG
- a CDS encoding DUF1882 domain-containing protein produces MITTMDMSLIKMVTTHYYIKRNAIINKYEHKGRIFFDKFEKINAPLTANVIQEHMEKKIIVAHSLINSFDKVENIVFDYNGFNAERFWHRAQLVLREEGFINFTAYKTKTNNHLHLYIHKGHTTFSEACSLGSKLSLLFSQKMPVEWKVFPSLDIPKEFNILTLPYEVYQKERGASWSKHM; encoded by the coding sequence TTGATCACTACAATGGATATGTCTTTAATCAAAATGGTTACAACGCATTATTACATTAAAAGAAATGCTATAATCAATAAATATGAACACAAAGGGCGAATTTTTTTTGATAAATTTGAAAAAATTAATGCTCCATTGACAGCCAATGTTATACAAGAGCATATGGAAAAGAAAATTATTGTTGCGCATTCTTTGATCAATAGTTTTGACAAGGTTGAAAATATTGTATTTGATTATAATGGCTTCAATGCTGAAAGATTTTGGCATAGAGCACAATTGGTGCTTAGAGAAGAAGGTTTTATAAATTTTACAGCTTATAAAACTAAAACAAATAATCATTTGCATTTGTATATTCATAAAGGTCATACTACTTTTAGTGAAGCTTGTTCTTTAGGATCAAAGCTTTCTTTGTTGTTTTCTCAAAAAATGCCAGTAGAATGGAAGGTTTTTCCTAGTTTGGATATACCAAAGGAATTTAATATTTTAACGCTACCATATGAAGTTTACCAAAAAGAACGCGGTGCTTCTTGGTCTAAACATATGTAA
- the pyk gene encoding pyruvate kinase, with protein sequence MLKKTKIVATIGPASEDEKIIKQMIINGVNVFRLNFSHGTHEYHSKNLSTIRKVSSELNARIGILQDISGPKIRTLKIPQAFELKTGDRLDFYKDTFDGEMIEQNHYKVCINHPEILSMLKVGEYIYLCDGSIKTKVTHIDENFIQTQVENNGILSSNKGINFPNTKINIDVITQKDKADLNWGIQNDVDFLAISFVQNAHDIDEVRKILDENNAKIAIFAKIEKFDAVENIDEIIYSSDGIMVARGDLGIEVPYYKVPNIQKLIIKKANEANKPVITATQMLFSLAKSKTATRAEISDVANAVLDGTDAVMLSEESAVGIDPANAVDIMTQTIIEAEKNYPYEKFENFKCFNETDIVAKSNTQLATNLKADAIFTLTSSGSSAIKTARYRPRMDIIAITHSKKALNFLSIVWGIQPAILIEKHENLTELLSNSIKLGVEKGLIKKDGTYTLTAGFPVGVAGSTNLIRILQKEQIEYYLSLAK encoded by the coding sequence ATGCTAAAAAAAACAAAAATCGTTGCAACAATTGGACCTGCTAGTGAAGATGAAAAAATCATAAAACAAATGATAATAAACGGAGTTAATGTTTTTCGTTTAAATTTTTCTCATGGAACACACGAGTATCATAGTAAAAATCTCTCAACAATTCGAAAAGTCTCATCAGAATTAAATGCAAGAATTGGAATCTTACAAGATATTAGTGGACCAAAAATTAGGACTTTAAAAATTCCACAAGCATTTGAACTTAAAACTGGAGATAGATTAGACTTTTACAAAGATACTTTTGATGGGGAGATGATTGAACAAAATCATTATAAAGTTTGCATTAACCATCCTGAAATTTTATCTATGCTTAAAGTTGGAGAATATATTTATTTATGCGATGGCTCTATCAAAACAAAAGTAACCCATATAGATGAAAACTTCATCCAAACTCAAGTTGAAAATAATGGCATACTTAGCTCAAACAAAGGAATAAATTTTCCAAACACAAAGATAAATATCGATGTTATCACTCAAAAAGATAAAGCAGATTTAAACTGGGGCATACAAAATGATGTAGATTTTCTTGCCATATCTTTTGTTCAAAATGCACACGATATCGATGAAGTTAGAAAAATTTTAGATGAAAACAATGCAAAAATAGCTATTTTTGCAAAAATAGAAAAATTTGATGCGGTAGAAAATATAGATGAAATTATTTATTCAAGCGATGGCATCATGGTTGCAAGGGGCGATTTGGGCATAGAGGTTCCTTATTATAAAGTTCCAAATATCCAAAAACTTATTATAAAAAAAGCAAATGAAGCCAATAAACCTGTAATCACAGCAACTCAAATGCTTTTTTCATTAGCCAAATCAAAAACTGCCACAAGGGCTGAAATTTCAGATGTAGCAAATGCTGTTTTAGATGGTACAGATGCTGTAATGCTTAGCGAAGAAAGTGCTGTGGGAATAGATCCAGCTAATGCTGTAGATATCATGACTCAAACCATTATAGAAGCAGAAAAAAATTATCCTTATGAAAAATTTGAAAATTTTAAATGCTTTAACGAAACAGATATCGTAGCAAAATCAAACACCCAACTTGCTACCAACCTCAAAGCAGATGCGATTTTTACACTCACAAGCAGTGGCTCTTCAGCAATTAAAACTGCAAGATATAGACCTAGAATGGATATTATCGCTATCACCCATTCTAAAAAAGCTTTAAATTTTTTAAGTATAGTATGGGGTATTCAACCAGCCATACTTATAGAAAAACATGAAAATTTAACCGAACTTTTAAGCAATTCTATTAAACTTGGGGTTGAAAAAGGGTTGATTAAAAAAGATGGAACCTACACCTTAACTGCAGGATTTCCAGTAGGTGTAGCAGGAAGTACAAATCTTATAAGAATTTTACAAAAAGAACAAATTGAGTATTATTTAAGCTTGGCAAAATAA
- a CDS encoding shikimate dehydrogenase has protein sequence MKIFSVIGDPIMHSISPRMHNNAIAYFNENAIYTRYHLQDYTNLKKIVKIFNGVNITIPFKEQAFDIADFKDQSVSEIKSANTLIVKNNKIYAYNTDYLGFLKAIEEFKNIKSALILGAGGTSKAIAYALKTKCIKTTIVNRSKERFLNFVDFPCYLYNQLPLDENFDLIVNTTSAGLCDDNFPCKEELLNKLFTNSRYVFDVVYGKTTPFLKLAKKHSLKAKDGKDMLLWQGVYAFELFFENHNIKNICKAMDEALQFC, from the coding sequence ATGAAGATATTTTCAGTCATAGGCGATCCTATTATGCATTCAATTTCTCCTAGAATGCATAATAATGCTATCGCTTATTTTAATGAAAATGCTATATATACAAGGTATCATTTACAAGATTATACAAATTTAAAAAAAATTGTAAAGATTTTTAATGGAGTGAATATAACTATTCCTTTTAAAGAACAAGCTTTTGATATTGCTGATTTTAAAGATCAAAGTGTAAGTGAGATTAAATCTGCAAATACTTTGATTGTTAAAAATAATAAAATTTATGCATACAATACAGATTATTTAGGATTTTTAAAAGCTATAGAAGAATTTAAAAATATAAAATCAGCATTGATACTAGGAGCAGGGGGAACTTCAAAAGCTATAGCCTATGCTTTAAAAACAAAATGCATTAAAACTACAATAGTAAATCGATCTAAAGAAAGGTTTTTAAATTTTGTAGATTTTCCTTGTTATTTGTATAATCAATTGCCATTAGATGAAAATTTTGATCTTATTGTCAATACTACTAGCGCGGGATTGTGTGATGATAACTTTCCTTGTAAGGAAGAATTGTTAAATAAACTTTTTACAAATTCACGCTATGTGTTTGATGTTGTATATGGGAAAACTACTCCATTTTTAAAACTTGCCAAAAAACATTCTTTAAAAGCAAAAGATGGTAAAGATATGCTTTTGTGGCAAGGAGTGTATGCTTTTGAGTTATTCTTTGAAAATCATAATATAAAAAATATTTGCAAAGCAATGGATGAAGCTTTGCAATTTTGTTAA
- a CDS encoding serine hydroxymethyltransferase: MLENFDKEIFDLTQKELSRQTDGLEMIASENFTLPEVMQVMGSILTNKYAEGYPNKRYYGGCEFVDEIEQIAIERCKKLFNCNFANVQPHSGSQANQGVYMALLNPNDKILGMDLSHGGHLTHGAKVSSSGKFYESHFYGVELDGRIDYDKVRDIAKKVKPKLIVCGASAYPRIIDFAKFREIADEIGAYLFADIAHIAGLVVAGEHPSPFPYAHVVSSTTHKTLRGPRGGIIMCNDEEIAKKINSAIFPGIQGGPLMHVIAAKAVGFKYNLSDEWKIYAKQIIKNTAMLAKVLLERKYDLVSGGTDNHLVLLSFLNKDFSGKDADLALERAGITANKNTVPGETRSPFITSGLRLGTAALSARGFKEEQINIVANYIADILDDIQNLKLQDEIKIKLKNLANNFIIYKGAMF, from the coding sequence GTGTTAGAAAATTTTGATAAAGAAATTTTTGATTTAACTCAAAAAGAACTATCAAGACAAACTGATGGTCTTGAGATGATTGCAAGTGAAAATTTTACCCTTCCAGAAGTAATGCAAGTTATGGGAAGCATACTTACTAATAAATATGCAGAAGGATATCCAAATAAAAGATATTACGGTGGATGTGAATTTGTAGATGAGATAGAGCAAATTGCTATAGAAAGATGTAAAAAACTTTTTAATTGTAATTTTGCAAATGTTCAACCACATTCTGGTTCTCAAGCTAATCAGGGTGTATATATGGCACTTTTAAACCCTAATGATAAAATTTTAGGTATGGATTTAAGTCATGGTGGGCATTTAACTCACGGAGCAAAGGTGAGTTCTTCAGGAAAATTTTATGAAAGCCATTTTTATGGCGTTGAATTAGATGGAAGAATTGATTATGATAAGGTAAGAGATATTGCTAAAAAAGTTAAACCAAAGCTTATAGTTTGTGGCGCAAGTGCTTATCCTAGAATAATAGATTTTGCTAAATTTAGAGAAATTGCTGATGAGATTGGCGCTTATTTATTTGCTGATATTGCTCATATTGCAGGCTTAGTCGTAGCAGGAGAGCACCCTAGTCCATTTCCTTATGCTCATGTGGTAAGTTCTACAACTCACAAAACCTTAAGGGGTCCAAGGGGTGGTATTATAATGTGCAATGATGAAGAAATTGCTAAAAAGATTAATTCAGCAATTTTCCCTGGAATTCAAGGTGGACCTTTAATGCATGTGATCGCTGCAAAAGCTGTAGGTTTTAAATACAATTTAAGCGATGAATGGAAAATTTATGCAAAACAAATCATAAAAAATACAGCAATGTTGGCAAAAGTATTACTAGAAAGAAAATATGATTTAGTTAGCGGTGGAACTGATAATCATTTGGTTTTATTGAGTTTTTTAAATAAAGATTTTAGCGGTAAAGATGCTGATTTAGCTTTAGAAAGAGCAGGTATTACTGCTAATAAAAATACAGTTCCAGGAGAAACTAGAAGCCCATTTATCACAAGTGGCTTAAGATTGGGAACTGCAGCTTTAAGTGCTAGAGGTTTCAAAGAAGAGCAAATTAATATCGTGGCAAATTATATTGCAGATATTTTAGATGATATACAAAATTTAAAATTACAAGATGAGATAAAAATAAAACTTAAAAATTTAGCAAATAATTTTATTATTTATAAAGGGGCGATGTTTTGA